Below is a genomic region from Fusobacterium nucleatum.
TTTAGCCAATAATTTTTTTAAAGAAAATTTTTCATTTTCATCTGTAATAGTTACCAAAGGTAGAGTATCTTTTTGTGCATTAATTGCCATTCCATCATTTACACCTCTATTTTGATGTATACAAAGAGATGGAATTATAAATAAATCTTTGTCATATTTTATAAAATATTTTTTAGGTTTAAAGGCATTATCACTTTCAACAAAAACTCTTCCAGTAAATGATAGAGGTCTATCAAACCAAGTATTTAAAATAGGTCCTCCATAAACTTCTGTATTTAAAATATTGAAACCTTTTCTATTTATTTCAGGATTAGGTTTTATTAAAAAGCCAGGACTATCTGTATGTGAAGCAACTATTTTATAACCTGATTTAGAGATTTTTTCACTACCTATTGTAAAAGCTATAACTCCACTGTCATTTATAGTTACAAAATATTTTCCACCTTTTTTTAATTTCCATTCTTCTGTTTCTAAAAGTTCAGTAAAACCTTTGTCATTTAAGATATTTTTAGTATTTATACAAGCAAAATAATTAGATGGGCTTTCATCAATAAAATTTATTAAATGTTTAGCCAATTTTAATTTTTCCATTTTTTCCTCCTATAATTTAATTATAATATCTTATTCTAACATAAATTTTAAAAATTTTACTTATTTATTTTACATAACATAAAAATAATGGGATGTAATAACAATCCCATTATTTTAGCTTATTTTTAATTATTTTACTTCTTTACCATCTTTATATTTTGCTTTTGATATTACTTTTCCAGCTTCATCATATTCAACAAATTCTCCATCTGGTAATCCATCTTTCATTATTCCTGTTCCAACAAGCTTTCCACTCTTATCAGAGAATTTTTCAACTTTACCATTAAATAATCCATTTTTGATAGCTACTTTTTGGTTAACTTTTCCATTTTCATAGTATGTTTCCATTGTACCATTTAAACCATTAATTGATAAAACTGCTTTTGTTATAGTCACTTTTGCATTTAGACCATTTTTAACAGTTATTTGTTGAGTTTTATGATTTATTTCATAAGTAGTATATAATGCTAATTTGTTATTTTCAAAAGTTTCTACTTGTATTCTATCAATACCATCTAAAAATGCTTTTAAATCAGCACTATAAGGAATTTCTCCATTAACATATCCTATTACAGCATCTGTTGCAAATATATTTGTATCTCTGTTAAATTTATAAGTATTTCTAACAACTAATTGCCCATTAGCAAGATAAATTTCAGAAAACGGATTTAATTTTCCATTCTTTTCAGAAATCTTAGTTTTCATTCCTGCCATTTGTGCAATACCTGGTTCATCTTTTAAAGAATTAATTCCTATAAGTTTTCCTTCTTCACTATAACCTTCTAAAGTATTGTTAGTCTTATTAATTTTATAAGTAATTGTTATTTCCTTATCTCTATTTAATTTTTCACTAACATACTTATTTACTTCATCCATATTTAGTTCACCTGCTGCAAAAGCAACAAAACTACAAAAAGCTAAAAGTAAAAATAAAATTTTTTTCATAAATATAAAACCTCCATTGTTATAATATACTATTGTAACTAATTTTTTTCAAATATTCAAGTAAAAGTTAAACATCTAAACCTTCATATACTAATTCTTCAATATCCTCATCAAGATTAGTTTTGGTTTTTTCAACTTTTCTAGTTTCTTCTTTTTCTACATTCTTTTCTAACATTTTAGTCCAATTTCCATTATTAGAAATTGTTAAATCAAAGGGAATTGCATTTTCAGAAATACATTTTTTTAAAAAAGTATTTATAGCTCTATTTGTATCTAATCCTATTTCATCAAAAATTCTCTTTGCTTCTTCTAAAATGTTATCATCAACTTTTATTGTTAAAATTGCCATAAAATCTTCTCCTTTCTTGATGAAAATATTATATAATTATTTATTAAAAAAGTAAAACACATTAATAGAATCTTAATTATTTAATAGATTAGAGAAAAATTCTTCAGCTTTTTTAAAATCATTTTCATCTGGATGAGTAGAAGCTGCCTCCCACCTAGCTAATCTTTCAGGTGTTACTGCATGAGGGTGACTAGCTGGAAAATTTTTCATCATATCTTGCATTTCTTGAGATATTCTCCCCCAAATTAATAAACCATCTTTAAAATTATTATTTTCAGAACATAATTTCTTAGCATTTTCAAAAACATCACTCCAATGTCCTGAATCTGGGTCTGCTCCCAGAGTCCCGACAAAATATATATTTTGATTATTTAAAGTTTTTAGAAAATCAATAGAATCTTTATCCATAGTTCCTTTATCACACCAAAAACCTATTATAAAATTATCATAATTGTTTATTTGTAAATTTTTAATATCCTTAACATTTTTTATTTCTTTTTCTGTATTTAAAGCACCATATATTCTTTCACATACAGATTTGGTATTACCACTAATTGTGGAATAAACTATTAATGTTTTCATAAATGCCTCCCAATCTCTTCAATAATATCTGCTACCAGGCTATTTCCCCAAAAAATTCCTTTTAATTGATATATAGCAAAATTATTTTCAATTTTTATATATCCTTCTTTTTCAAATTCTTTTAATTTCTTATAAATAATTTTATAACTTTCTTCGTTACAATATTTTTTTATCACTTCTAAATCAAATTTATCAAATTGCATTAAACCTGAAATCATAGAAAGATTATGACCAATTTCAGTTGTTTTAGAGTAAAAGCTCATTTGTTGATTCATATTATAAGCTCCTATGTCTTGAATATGTCCACCTGCTCCTGCTCCAATAGGCAATAGATTTCTTAAACCATTATTATTTCTTATATATTTATAAGCATCTCTACCATTAGTTATTTTTGTTAACTCTAAAAGTTTATAGCCTTTTTCAATACATCTATTATAAAAAAGATTATGTAGCTTCTCATCTCTTGCCAAATTATAAATATATACTGATTTATCTTTTTCTCTTTCCTTAGAAATATTGGAACCATCATGTATCATAAGAGAGTAAAAACTTGCACTATCTGCACCAACTTCTGCTAATAAATCTGCATCTTGTAAAACTTCTTCATCTGTTTGATTAGCATAGTTATAAATTATATCTATACAAACAAGTCCAGAAAATCTTTTTTTAATTTCTTTTAATCTTTCTACAACATAATCCTTATCATAAGTTCTATTCAAAAGTTTTCTTCCTCTGTTAGAAAAAGTTTGTATTCCTACACTTATTCTATTTACTCCATTTTCCTCCATAACTTTTAGTTTCTCAAAACTCAAATTATGTAAAGTTGTTTCAAAAGTCATTTCATAATCTTTTGCAAATTTAAAATTTTCATTTAAAGTTTTTAATATTCTTTCTAATTGCTCTTTTTTAAATATTGTAGGAGTTCCTCCACCAAAAAAAACAACATCTATTTCACTGGTTTTACAAAATTCATAAGCTCCATACTTTTTAATTTCTTCACATAGATATTTTGTATATTCCTCTAAATCATTATCAAGTTGTTTTCTATTCATATTACAAAAAGAACAAATTTTGTCACAATAAGGTGTATGAAAATATATTCCTAACTGTTTATTTTTATTTTCTCTATTAAGTATATCTAAAAAATCATTTTTACTTGCTTTTAGATTTTCAGTAAATTTAGAAATAATATTTCCTACATCATGATGTGATTTATATCTTATTTTAAACATAATATATCCTTTCCTATGTTTTTGGTATTATATAAGGTTTATCATTTTCATTATAGCAAACTTTACAATCTAAATTATAAATAGATTTAATATTTTTCTCATTTATTACTTCTTTTGGACTTCCTTTTTCTATAAATTTTCCATCTTTTAAAATTATTAAACTATCACAAAATAATGAAGCCAAATTCAAATCATGAATAATAATAATCACTGATATTTCTTTTTTTATAGAAATATTTTTTAAAATTTTCATAAATTCAACTGCATTATTCAAATCAAGTGCAGAAGTAGGTTCATCTAAAAGTAAAATTTTTGCTTCTTGTGCCAAAGCTCTTGCCAATAATGCTTTTTGTAATTCTCCACCTGACAGAGTTTCAACATTTCTATCTCTTAATTCTTCAATATTTAATAAACTAATATTATTTTCAACAATTTCATAATCTTTTTCAGAATAATTATCCCAAGAATTTTTTAATAAAGGAAATCTTCCCAATAAGACATAATCAAAAACAGAAATATTTGAAATTATTGTACTCTTTTGTGGAATATATGAAATAAGTTGAGCTATTTTTTTATGACTAAGTTGCCTTATATCAATATCCATTATTTTAAAATATTCAAATTTACCATTTATATATCTAATAATATTTTTAGCCAATGTTGACTTTCCACAACCATTTGGTCCAATTATTCCAGTCAATTTATTTTCATCTATGTTTAAACTTAATTCTTTTAGAACTTCTTTTTTTCCATAGGAATAATTGAGTTTTTCTATGTTTATAATAGCCATTATTTCCTCCTACTTCTTTTCAAAGCTAAATATAGAAAGAATGGTGCTCCTAATATAGAAGTTATAACACCTATTGGAATTTCAACAGGTGCTAAAATAATTCTTCCAAATGTATCGCATATAAGTAAGAATATACCTCCATAGATTAAAACAAAAGGTATTAGCCTTGCATTTAAAGGTCCAATAATACTTCTCATTATATGAGGTACAATAAGCCCAACAAAACCTATCATTCCTGTAAAAGCAACAGAATAAGCTACAACAAAAGACGATACTATAAGTAAATGAAATTTTAACTTTGCTATATTCACTCCTAATGAATGTGCCTGTTCATCACCTAACATCAATATGTCAAGTTCATTTCTTTTTGCATAAAAATATGCACTAGAAAATACAAGTGGAAATATTAAAAATATTATTTGACTCCAACTAGCATTACCTAAGTATCCCATAAGCCACATAGTAATCTTAAATGAATCTTCACCTATCATATAAATAGCAAAAGATGTAAAACCTGCTAAAAATGCTGATAAAGTTATTCCGACAATTAATAAAGTATTGACCTCTATTTTATTTCCTCTTTTAGAAATTTTAAAAATTAAAAGTGTACTTATCATACAGCAAATAAAAGCAACCATTCCATAAGAAAACTCTGGTAACCTTAAAAGATAAGCTATAACTGCACCAAAAGTTGCACTTGAAGCGATACCTATTATATATGGGTCAGCAAGTGGATTTTGAAATATTATTTGTACAATATTTCCACTTGAAGCAAGTAACATACCTACTAAGAATGCCATTAAAATTCTTGGTAACCTTAAATCAAATACTATCATTTTCATATATTCATCCA
It encodes:
- a CDS encoding toxin-antitoxin system YwqK family antitoxin; its protein translation is MKKILFLLLAFCSFVAFAAGELNMDEVNKYVSEKLNRDKEITITYKINKTNNTLEGYSEEGKLIGINSLKDEPGIAQMAGMKTKISEKNGKLNPFSEIYLANGQLVVRNTYKFNRDTNIFATDAVIGYVNGEIPYSADLKAFLDGIDRIQVETFENNKLALYTTYEINHKTQQITVKNGLNAKVTITKAVLSINGLNGTMETYYENGKVNQKVAIKNGLFNGKVEKFSDKSGKLVGTGIMKDGLPDGEFVEYDEAGKVISKAKYKDGKEVK
- a CDS encoding type II toxin-antitoxin system RelB/DinJ family antitoxin, which translates into the protein MAILTIKVDDNILEEAKRIFDEIGLDTNRAINTFLKKCISENAIPFDLTISNNGNWTKMLEKNVEKEETRKVEKTKTNLDEDIEELVYEGLDV
- a CDS encoding flavodoxin family protein — protein: MKTLIVYSTISGNTKSVCERIYGALNTEKEIKNVKDIKNLQINNYDNFIIGFWCDKGTMDKDSIDFLKTLNNQNIYFVGTLGADPDSGHWSDVFENAKKLCSENNNFKDGLLIWGRISQEMQDMMKNFPASHPHAVTPERLARWEAASTHPDENDFKKAEEFFSNLLNN
- a CDS encoding coproporphyrinogen-III oxidase family protein is translated as MFKIRYKSHHDVGNIISKFTENLKASKNDFLDILNRENKNKQLGIYFHTPYCDKICSFCNMNRKQLDNDLEEYTKYLCEEIKKYGAYEFCKTSEIDVVFFGGGTPTIFKKEQLERILKTLNENFKFAKDYEMTFETTLHNLSFEKLKVMEENGVNRISVGIQTFSNRGRKLLNRTYDKDYVVERLKEIKKRFSGLVCIDIIYNYANQTDEEVLQDADLLAEVGADSASFYSLMIHDGSNISKEREKDKSVYIYNLARDEKLHNLFYNRCIEKGYKLLELTKITNGRDAYKYIRNNNGLRNLLPIGAGAGGHIQDIGAYNMNQQMSFYSKTTEIGHNLSMISGLMQFDKFDLEVIKKYCNEESYKIIYKKLKEFEKEGYIKIENNFAIYQLKGIFWGNSLVADIIEEIGRHL
- a CDS encoding ABC transporter ATP-binding protein, whose product is MAIINIEKLNYSYGKKEVLKELSLNIDENKLTGIIGPNGCGKSTLAKNIIRYINGKFEYFKIMDIDIRQLSHKKIAQLISYIPQKSTIISNISVFDYVLLGRFPLLKNSWDNYSEKDYEIVENNISLLNIEELRDRNVETLSGGELQKALLARALAQEAKILLLDEPTSALDLNNAVEFMKILKNISIKKEISVIIIIHDLNLASLFCDSLIILKDGKFIEKGSPKEVINEKNIKSIYNLDCKVCYNENDKPYIIPKT
- a CDS encoding iron ABC transporter permease — translated: MKKIFFLISLMITFIIIALSLSIGSVFIPIKSLLFLSPMDEYMKMIVFDLRLPRILMAFLVGMLLASSGNIVQIIFQNPLADPYIIGIASSATFGAVIAYLLRLPEFSYGMVAFICCMISTLLIFKISKRGNKIEVNTLLIVGITLSAFLAGFTSFAIYMIGEDSFKITMWLMGYLGNASWSQIIFLIFPLVFSSAYFYAKRNELDILMLGDEQAHSLGVNIAKLKFHLLIVSSFVVAYSVAFTGMIGFVGLIVPHIMRSIIGPLNARLIPFVLIYGGIFLLICDTFGRIILAPVEIPIGVITSILGAPFFLYLALKRSRRK